The Bradysia coprophila strain Holo2 chromosome IV, BU_Bcop_v1, whole genome shotgun sequence genome includes a region encoding these proteins:
- the LOC119066010 gene encoding sericin-2-like yields the protein MGMKYHTGDLRNAQKVYKMWKNKNIEMEIRKRIEVRLSSSNVNSNIDESMTSMISTPMNENREEDGQPQDIESVVETMTPTEGARNTESVVETMTVIEKTKSGVELGSNELDGSMSRKGSTPNENAKVEESTTLTVGTPTIQNNNMDGSMSRKGSTPNENAKVEESTTSTVGTPTIQNNNMDGSMSRKGSTPNENAKVEESTTSTVGTPTIQNNNMDGSMSRKGSTPNENAKVEESTTSTVGTPTIQNNNMDGSMSRKGSTPNENMKVEESTTVIVGTPTIQNINMDGSMSRKGSTPNENMKVEESTTSTVGTPTIQNNNMDGSMSRKASTLNENMKIEESTTVVVATMRYSGWVND from the exons ATGGGCATGAAGTATCACACTGGTGATTTACGAAATGCTCAGAAGGTTTACAAAATGTGgaagaacaaaaatattgagatGGAAATTCGGAAACGAATTGAGGTTAGACTGTCTTCATCAAACGTTAATAGTAACATAGATGAGTCAATGACCTCAATGATCAGTACTCCTATGAACGAAAATCGAGAAGAAGATGGACAGCCTCAAGATATTGAATCTGTAGTAGAAACAATGACTCCCACGGAAGGAGCTCGAAACACTGAGTCTGTGGTTGAGACAATGACTGTTATAGAAAAGACTAAATCAGGTGTAGAGTTAGGGAGCAATGAGTTGGATGGGTCAATGTCTCGTAAAGGCAGCACCCCCAATGAAAATGCAAAAGTGGAAGAGTCAACGACTTTAACAGTCGGTACTCCCAcaattcaaaacaataatatgGATGGGTCAATGTCTCGTAAAGGCAGCACCCCCAATGAAAATGCGAAAGTGGAAGAGTCAACGACTTCAACAGTCGGTACTCCCAcaattcaaaacaataatatgGATGGGTCAATGTCTCGTAAAGGCAGCACCCCCAATGAAAATGCGAAAGTGGAAGAGTCAACGACTTCAACAGTCGGTACTCCCAcaattcaaaacaataatatgGATGGGTCAATGTCTCGTAAAGGCAGCACCCCCAATGAAAATGCGAAAGTGGAAGAGTCAACGACTTCAACAGTCGGTACTCCCAcaattcaaaacaataatatgGATGGGTCAATGTCTCGTAAAGGCAGCACCCccaatgaaaatatgaaagtgGAAGAGTCAACGACTGTAATAGTCGGTACTCCCACAATTCAAAACATTAATATGGATGGGTCAATGTCTCGTAAAGGCAGCACCCccaatgaaaatatgaaagtgGAAGAGTCAACGACTTCAACAGTCGGTACTCCCAcaattcaaaacaataatatgGATGGGTCAATGTCTCGTAAAGCCAGCACCctcaatgaaaatatgaaaatagaaGAGTCAACGACTGTAGTAGTCG CAACAATGCGATATTCTGGATGGGTCAACGACTAA